GAGCAGATGCAGTAGCCGAAGCTGCGCGGAGGCACACAGGCCGGGAGACCGTTCTGGGTCCGAGGGTCCGGGCAGGGGTTGAGCCACCATCTGACCTCAAGCTTCGTCGTGTCGCCGGTTCTGCAGGCACCATGAGCCAGGACACCGAGGTGGATATGAAGGAGGTGGAGCTGAATGAGTTAGAACCCGAGAAGCAGCCGATGAACGCGGCGTCTGGGGCTGCCATGGCCGTGGTGGGAGCCGAGAAGAATGGTCTGGTGAAGATCAAGGTGGCGGAAGACGAGGCGGAGGCAGCAGCTGCCGCTAAGTTCACGGGCCTGTCCAAGGAGGAGCTGCTGAAGGTGGCGGGCAGTCCCGGCTGGGTGCGTACCCGCtgggtgctgctgctgctcttctGGCTCGGCTGGCTCGGCATGCTGGCGGGTGCCGTGGTCATAATCGTGCGGGCGCCGCGCTGTCGCGAGCTACCGGCGCAGAAGTGGTGGCACACGGGCGCCCTCTACCGCATCGGCGACCTTCAGGCCTTCCAGGGCCACGGCTCGGGCAACTTGGCGGGTGAGTGCAGCGCGCCGCCGCCCCGGGTGCCCCGGGTTGAATCTGGTGGCCTGCACCGACCCTCTCCCCTGTCTCCAGACGATCTAGATGGTTCTCCCCTCCATCCGGTACCGACGACCgttccctcttcccccaccccctccccggCACATtgcccttccctcctttctttgaAGAAAGCCGACCCGCCCCTCACTCTGTCACGAGGGTGGGTGACTCAGCGTCCTCCCTCCCCGCGGCGCCAGAAGCCAGTTGCAACCGGTTTCTCAAGTAATGTGCAGGAGTCCTTACATCAGCTCCTCTGAGTCTCGTGATTCAGCCTCGCCTCCCCATCaccccctctcccccctccccgcttCCCGTCCCATCCTTAGGCTTTGGGAGAAGGGAGAGTGGGGAGGTCAGGGGCCCCTCAGAGGGGCCTCACCTGTTAACCCAGCCCCCCATTTCAGGTCTGAAGGGGCGTCTCGATTACCTGAGCTCTCTGAAGGTGAAGGGCCTTGTGCTGGGCCCACTTCACAAGAACCAGAAGGACGATGTCGCTCAGACCAACTTGCAGCAGATCGACCCCAATTTTGGCTCCAAGGAAGATTTTGACAGTCTCTTGCAATCGGCTAAAAAAAAGAGTGGGTATCTTGGGGTTCCCAGGGAAACAGCTAGAAAGGACTTGGCCAGAGGAAAAGTAGGATAGAACTTTTGTCGCGTTTCCTACTAACTAGCTCTGAGTTTTCCTAAAACAGGTAGAGGGGAGATTTGTTAGTCTTCAGCCCAAAATGGATTTGTCCAGTCGTTTGGGGGCTTTCTATTTGGCTGTGGGATCTTGAGCAGGTCATTTAACTTCTGGGCTTTAGTGCCTTTATTTGCAAAATGTAGATATTTACTAAACCAGTGGTTTTAAACTTATAAAACAGTAGGTTCTTTGCGGGGGAAGAATCCCAAATATTGTTTTACAACTCAGTATAGACACATGTTTAAAAAGGTTCACTTTGGGAGTGGGGAACACAGGGGCCACTTCTCTGCACTATAAACTTTCTGCCttccaatatcttttttttttttttttttgagatggagtctcactctgtcgcccaggctgtagtgcagtggagcgatctcagcttactgcagtctcctcctctggggttcaagcgattctcgtgcctcagcctcctgagtcgctgggactacagccatgtgccaccacaccgggataatttttatatttttagtagagacgattttcaccatgttgatcgggctggttttgaactcgcCTGGCCTGCCTTCCTGTATCTTAAGGCCCTTCCTTGCTCACATCTGTTTCAATGGAATGAATTTTGCCAGGGTTCAAATTCAAGCTTTTGTACCAAATAATAGATAGGAAACACTCAGTGACTTGCATTTGTGATTTCCTTGTTTCCCCTTAACTCATAGACTGTCTCATAACTGCGTCTTCCTCCATTATTCTAGGCATCCGTGTCATTCTGGACCTCACTCCCAACTACCGGGGTGAGAACTCGTGGTTCTCCACCCAAGTTGACAGTGTGGCCACCAAGGTGAAGGTGAGTGTTGGAGCTGATGGCTGGTGGAAATCAGATGCTGGGGCTGGAATGGTCCTTTCACAGCAAGCCCTGTAGACCCAGCCTGgctgcagctgagggtccctTTGCTCCTTGGGACCAAGCAGGAATGCCTCCTCCTATAGCCAACGGATAGGCCAACAGCACACctgtttttcttgttccttttctgacctcttatttttcttatttccttgactCTGAGGATGAGACAGTGACAGGAAGGGACCTTCTCAGATGTCAGTCTGgaagtttgatttttctttcttttgggagaGGAAGCCCTTTCTCTGTGGGAATCCTGTCCTGACTGGTTTCCCAGTTCTTGTTTGATGTATTTGGAATAGAGCCCAGTCTGAAATGATAAGCACTGGGACACTCTATGTGTCTGGGACTGTGCCAAGGATTTTATAGATGTTTTCCAATTCCCTGTATAACCAGCAAGGTATCTAATTTGCCATAGGCTCAAATCTATGCTCAGCAGGCTAGGAGTAGGACTTCGAATGTTACCCTAGCTCCTGATGTCTGGGTCCTCGGACACTGACATGTTCCGCATGGGTAGAACAAAAATGGAAGCAGATACTGACCCTGCTGGTAGCTGTGATTCTAAGATAGAAGTCTAGACTCCCAGCATTTGGGTAGGACCCTGGGATCATCCAGTTTAGGCCTTGCCAGTTACTAGGGGACCTGTTAAAAGATGCTGATGAGGGAATGTTTTTGGATGGTTTGGCGTGagggtctcagatggaaatggaGACCAGAGGAGAGGGTACATGGcccagagaaagggaagaatagGAGAGTGAGGGTGAAGTTCTGTGGTGTGTGCAGGATGACTGCCAGGATTCCATTCTGCAGCACTGGCCTCTTTTCAAATCTAAACTGCCCTGGGGCTGTGCTTTGAATTTCAATCTTTCATCCTTGGCCTTGCTCTGAGCAGCTATTGTGCTCACACCTTCCCCAGACCTCAGGAAACTGGGAGAGGGGCCATCTTGACTGACATTTTAGATCCTGTCTGCTGCTCACTGATTGTGAATGACCGTGGACGTGTCTCCttgcttctctgtttcttcatctctaaaatagatACACTAACATTCCAATGCTAAGTGTTAAACGAAGTTTTGTTTATGGATGTACTTTTTCTCTGGTGCCTTTTCTGTAGCTTTCAAAGGTGAAGCTGTGTGATTTGCCAGAGGCAAGAATAGAGAACTAAAATGCTGTAGCACTAAGAAAATCATTGGAAGGGTAGAACTGGAAGGGTCCAAGGGCTAAACCTTTGTAGTGCAGGTGGGGAAGACAGAGGCAAGGCACAGGCCTCTCTCCCCAGCTCCCGGGGAAGTGTGGGGTGGGTGAGGTTTAGTGTGGGCTGGAATTTTCTGAGCCTTTTCCTAAGAATTGATGTCTGTCCTCTATTCTTCTGTCTCGTATAGGATGCTCTGGAGTTTTGGCTGCAACTTGGCGTGGATGGGTTCCAGGTTCGGGACATAGAGAATCTGAAGGTGAGTTCCCTTTCCACATTAGGGACAAAGCTTGGGCGAGAACAGAGGGACTCAGCCAGAGCCTAGTAATATTCCCTGTTCCTtgattctacttttttctttctaggaTGCATCCTCATTCTTGGCTGAGTGGGAAAACATCACCAAGGGCTTCAGTGAAGATAGGTGGGTGCGGGTGCCATTCTGCTGACTGAGTTCCATTGTGGGAACCCCTCAGTGGAGTGCTAGGCCTAAGAAGGGGGGATTCCTAGTCTAGAGAACTTTCTTtacctttattctttctttacctttattctttctttctttcttttttttttttgagatgaagcttcactcttgttgcctgggctggagtgcaatggcacgatctcagctcaccgcaacctccgcctcccgggttcaagtgattctcctccctcagcctcccgagtaggtgggattacaagcatgtgccaccacgcccggctaatttttgtattttcaatagagacggggtttctccatgttggtcaggctggtctcgaactcctgacctcaggtgatcgcccgcctcagcctcccaaagttctgggattacaggcgtgagccactgcgcccggccccgttctttctttcttatactaACCTtgaccccctccctcccttctgcaGGCTCTTGATTGCAGGGACTAACTCCTCCGACCTTCAGCAGATCGTGAGCCTACTCGAATCCAACAAAGACTTGCTGTTGACCAGCTCATACCTGTCTGATTCCAGCTTTACTGGGGAGCATACAAAATCCCTAGTCACACAGTATTTGAATGCCACTGGCAATCGCTGGTGCAGCTGGAGTGTGAGTACTATGCTGGTGGGAAAGGGGGCAGATGGGAGAAGAAAGCGTtgctgggagacggaggcagaggtgggttaTGGGGCTCACCGGAGTGTCTCTCCCTGTAGTTGTCTCAGGCAGGGCTCCTGACTTCCTTCTTGCCGGCTCAACTTCTCCGACTCTACCAGCTGATGCTCTTCACCCTGCCAGGGACCCCTGTTTTCAGCTACGGGGATGAGATTGGCCTGAAGGCGGCTGCCCTTCCTGGACAGGTACTGCTTGCTGTCTGTCTATCACAGGGAGGTTGTTTCTCCATCTTATGATGATTCTGGGGATGGCGGCAGATAGACGTGAGCCTTGGGGTGAAAACGCATTTGATTCCTAGGCAGTATTTgggtagctgtgtgactttgggcagatTATTTTACCTTTCTGAATTTTGGTCATCCCTTGTGTTACTGCATTTCTTGAAGGGTGATTAGCATTAAATGAGGGCATGTTTTTAATGGTAATGCCTGGTACCTGGCAGATGTTTGCTATGGTAGccaccattcatttattcattcctttattctttgGACAGTGGGTACTGTGCTAGACTCTGTGCCCTCGGAAGCTCATAGCTTAGTGAGGGAGCCAGACAAATAAGTGGAGAAGTACATggcagtggctgggcacagtggctcgtgcctgtaatcctagcactttgggagtccaaagcgGGTGAATCACcgtaggtcaggagttcgaaaccagcctggccaacatggggaaacccagtctctactaaaaatacaaaaattagccaggcgtggtggtgcacgcctgtagtcccagctactcaggaggctgaggcaggagaatcacttgaaccaggaggcagaggttgcagtgaactgagattgcgccactgcacttcagcctgggtgacagagcaagactccttctcaaaaaaagaaaagaaaagaaaaagaaagaaatacatggtGGGATACTACTACAAAGGCATTCGCAAGCTTTGGACACAGGGTTACTGTTGAtgcccgactttttttttttaaagacaacatttcactatgttgcccaggctggagtgcagtggcatgatcttggttcactgcagcctccgcctcccaggcggaagtgatcatcccacctcagccttctgagtagctgggatatgtACCATagataggtgtgtgccaccatgcccagctaatatttttttggagacagggtcttgctctgttgctcaggctagattCCAGTGGTGCGATTatgtctcactgcaacttctgcctcccagcttcccaagtagctgggaatacaggcgcacaccaccacgctcagctaatttttgtagagacagggtttcactgttgttgcccaggctggtctccaactcctgggctcaatcgatctgcctgccctgacctcccaaagtgctgggactacagatgtgagccactgtgcctggccacagctAATTATTAAAATCTGTAGAGgtgtggtctcactgtgttgcccag
The genomic region above belongs to Papio anubis isolate 15944 chromosome 12, Panubis1.0, whole genome shotgun sequence and contains:
- the SLC3A2 gene encoding 4F2 cell-surface antigen heavy chain isoform X2, translated to MRPTEPHRPHCGLVFSPSACGRSGEITASRGSCTDGHDCLPANPVLTSPLPPHTRNLCAGSASMELQPPEASTAVVSIPRQLPGSHSEAGVQGLSAGDDSELGSHCVAQTGLDLLASSNPPPSASQNAEITETGSDCVAQAGLQFLASSDPPVSASKNAEVTGTMSQDTEVDMKEVELNELEPEKQPMNAASGAAMAVVGAEKNGLVKIKVAEDEAEAAAAAKFTGLSKEELLKVAGSPGWVRTRWVLLLLFWLGWLGMLAGAVVIIVRAPRCRELPAQKWWHTGALYRIGDLQAFQGHGSGNLAGLKGRLDYLSSLKVKGLVLGPLHKNQKDDVAQTNLQQIDPNFGSKEDFDSLLQSAKKKSIRVILDLTPNYRGENSWFSTQVDSVATKVKDALEFWLQLGVDGFQVRDIENLKDASSFLAEWENITKGFSEDRLLIAGTNSSDLQQIVSLLESNKDLLLTSSYLSDSSFTGEHTKSLVTQYLNATGNRWCSWSLSQAGLLTSFLPAQLLRLYQLMLFTLPGTPVFSYGDEIGLKAAALPGQPVEAPVMLWDESSFPDIPGAVSANMTVKGQSEDPGSLLSLFRQLSDQRSKERSLLHGDFHTFSSGPGLFSYIRHWDQNERFLVVLNFGDVGLSAGLQASDLPASASLPTKADLVLSTQPGREEGSPLELEHLKLEPHEGLLLRFPYVA
- the SLC3A2 gene encoding 4F2 cell-surface antigen heavy chain isoform X1, translating into MSQDTEVDMKEVELNELEPEKQPMNAASGAAMAVVGAEKNGLVKIKVAEDEAEAAAAAKFTGLSKEELLKVAGSPGWVRTRWVLLLLFWLGWLGMLAGAVVIIVRAPRCRELPAQKWWHTGALYRIGDLQAFQGHGSGNLAGLKGRLDYLSSLKVKGLVLGPLHKNQKDDVAQTNLQQIDPNFGSKEDFDSLLQSAKKKSIRVILDLTPNYRGENSWFSTQVDSVATKVKDALEFWLQLGVDGFQVRDIENLKDASSFLAEWENITKGFSEDRLLIAGTNSSDLQQIVSLLESNKDLLLTSSYLSDSSFTGEHTKSLVTQYLNATGNRWCSWSLSQAGLLTSFLPAQLLRLYQLMLFTLPGTPVFSYGDEIGLKAAALPGQPVEAPVMLWDESSFPDIPGAVSANMTVKGQSEDPGSLLSLFRQLSDQRSKERSLLHGDFHTFSSGPGLFSYIRHWDQNERFLVVLNFGDVGLSAGLQASDLPASASLPTKADLVLSTQPGREEGSPLELEHLKLEPHEGLLLRFPYVA